A stretch of the Planctomycetota bacterium genome encodes the following:
- a CDS encoding helix-turn-helix domain-containing protein, which yields MATVARRQREKIAREKLILDTARRMLAESGYLGLNMDRLAETIEYSKGTVYQHFSSKEDLIAALCNDTALARAEMFRQAAAYDGRTRERILAIGVADAIFIRRFPDHFAVESILDLRSIADKISQERRDAWTHTKSAMMDVLTGIVRDAIETGDLDLPPELPLCAPLYGLWTQSIGHYRIASTEPMPPFEGIDLHPVLWRNYNAMLDGYGWRPLAAEWDYRASAARICEAVFDERLPEGLA from the coding sequence ATGGCTACCGTTGCTCGCCGTCAACGCGAGAAGATCGCCCGCGAGAAGCTCATCCTCGATACGGCCCGACGGATGCTCGCCGAGAGCGGCTACCTGGGCCTGAACATGGACCGGCTGGCCGAGACCATCGAGTACTCCAAGGGCACGGTGTACCAGCACTTCAGCTCGAAGGAGGACCTCATCGCCGCGCTGTGCAACGACACGGCGCTGGCGCGGGCGGAGATGTTCCGCCAGGCGGCGGCCTACGACGGCCGGACGCGGGAGCGGATCCTCGCCATCGGCGTCGCCGATGCCATCTTCATCCGCCGATTCCCGGACCACTTCGCGGTGGAGAGCATCCTGGATCTCCGCTCGATCGCCGACAAGATCAGCCAGGAGCGCCGCGACGCGTGGACGCACACCAAGTCGGCGATGATGGACGTGCTGACCGGCATCGTGCGGGACGCCATCGAGACCGGCGATCTGGATCTGCCGCCCGAGTTGCCGCTGTGCGCGCCGCTCTACGGATTGTGGACGCAGTCGATCGGGCACTACCGCATCGCGTCGACCGAGCCGATGCCGCCCTTCGAGGGCATCGACCTGCACCCCGTGCTGTGGCGCAACTACAACGCGATGCTCGACGGCTACGGATGGCGGCCGCTCGCCGCTGAGTGGGACTACCGCGCGTCGGCCGCGCGCATCTGCGAGGCGGTGTTCGACGAACGCCTGCCCGAGGGGCTGGCGTGA
- a CDS encoding zinc ABC transporter substrate-binding protein: MQGTTLRAPARSPLLWLLPILGLLLGCGEGATTATPASGPADSGAASGGATYSIVATTGMVADIVRNVAGERATVTGLIGSGVDPHLYKPTRSDVQRLLGADAIFINGLLLEGKMTDSLFRAAEAGKKVFRVTELLDEAYLLEPEGFEGHYDPHVWMDPLAWSKAVGVVRDKLTEFDPQGASAYRENAEAYAARLDALDAYAVRVLASVPEEQRALVTAHDAFNYFGRRFGYEVVGIQGISTDSEAGVRDIERLVDLLVDRKIAAVFVESTVSQRNVEALIAGARARGHEVSIGGTLFSDAMGDAGTYRGTYVGMIDHNVTTIARALGGEAPEGGMQGRLAAPASPR, encoded by the coding sequence ATGCAAGGCACCACGCTCCGCGCGCCGGCACGATCCCCGCTGCTCTGGTTGCTCCCGATCCTCGGGCTGCTGCTGGGCTGCGGCGAGGGCGCGACGACCGCCACACCCGCGTCGGGACCCGCCGATAGCGGCGCAGCATCCGGCGGGGCGACCTACTCGATCGTCGCCACCACGGGCATGGTGGCCGACATCGTGCGGAACGTCGCGGGGGAGCGGGCGACGGTGACGGGCCTCATCGGTTCGGGCGTCGACCCCCACCTCTACAAGCCCACGCGGAGCGACGTGCAGCGGCTGCTGGGCGCCGACGCGATCTTCATCAACGGACTGCTGCTCGAGGGCAAGATGACCGACTCGCTGTTCCGCGCCGCCGAGGCGGGCAAGAAGGTCTTCCGCGTGACCGAACTGCTCGATGAGGCCTACCTGCTCGAGCCCGAGGGCTTCGAGGGCCACTACGACCCGCACGTGTGGATGGACCCGCTGGCGTGGTCCAAGGCGGTCGGCGTCGTGCGGGACAAGCTGACCGAATTCGATCCGCAGGGCGCGTCGGCGTACCGCGAGAACGCCGAGGCCTACGCCGCCCGGCTCGACGCGCTCGACGCCTACGCCGTCCGCGTGCTGGCGAGCGTTCCCGAGGAGCAGCGGGCGCTGGTCACGGCCCACGACGCCTTCAACTACTTCGGCCGCCGCTTCGGCTACGAGGTCGTGGGCATCCAGGGCATCTCGACGGATTCCGAAGCGGGCGTGCGGGACATCGAGCGTCTGGTCGACCTGCTCGTCGACCGCAAGATCGCCGCGGTGTTCGTCGAGTCGACGGTCTCGCAACGCAATGTTGAGGCGCTCATAGCCGGGGCCCGGGCGCGGGGGCACGAGGTCTCCATCGGCGGCACGCTGTTCAGCGACGCGATGGGCGATGCGGGCACCTACCGCGGCACCTACGTCGGCATGATCGACCACAACGTGACGACCATCGCCCGCGCACTGGGCGGCGAGGCGCCCGAGGGCGGCATGCAGGGCCGGCTCGCGGCGCCGGCTTCGCCCAGGTAG
- a CDS encoding efflux RND transporter permease subunit, with protein sequence MASWSTLVMRNRYLLGLLIVVSLVAGLSSFLTIPRLEDPRIVNRGPLVLTPFPGASAERVESLVTEPIETALDEIDEIKKVETTSRAGMSVVSIELLDRITARENQEIFSEIRDKLRDVEPRLPAGAGRPDMDDKRDPVAYTLVASVGSREPSAASIGVLTRQAEELADRLRGVPGTELVRVYGDAREEIRVRLDADEASALGLDAGMIAQLIRDADSRSSAGVVRGAANDVLIEVAGELDTLERIAAIPLREGADGRVLRLSDIATLDRDIRTPVDALALSDGRRGVLVAARMAGNAQADAWAQQASGVLRSFEAERSGLDVQRVFEQTSYTSARLTELGLNLLAGAGVILAVIWLTMGMRQAVIVGSALPLVVSLTLAAIQASGNSLHQMSIFGMIIALGLLVDNAIVVTDEVTARLRAGASRVDAMGSAVRHLAGPLGASTLTTVLAFAPILLLPGGAGDFVGSIGQSVIYAVVFSFGVSLTIIAALAGIFVSRAPESRRRWWKDGVGSRTRGRGLARVLRALYERPVAAISLALIAPLAGFAVAPMLGNQFFPPVDRDMFHVQIWMPSDASLSRTRAESERAESIIRDADGVERVHWLVGGSYPSVWYNLVMDKDAMPSYAHGIVDTTSAEATKRLVTELQAQLDDQLPGAQVVVRSFGQGPPVVADIEYRVTGPDPDVLQDIGEAFRARLQAHPDVLHTQMTIERAEPKLWFDVDEQQAKLAGLTLVDVATQLRNAYEGVTGGTVLEDLEEIPVRVSHAEAARGDIAEIASTEIIGPDGTAVPLPAIADASLRPARGAITRYKGQRSNSVKAYTRAGALPLAIGAEVLEDLQSQGPPLPAGYAISVGGAAEQNSDATGNLARYAPVLVVLMIATLILAFRSVAMAAILGAVAVLSVGLALLATWAISFPFSFNSILGTLGLIGVALNDSIVVLASLREHPTARLGDPRGIAEAILGCMRHVISTTLTTIGGFLPLLLFIGGDFWPSLAIVMAGGIAGATLLAVLLVPGLFRLVALRGTARRRASIGGSSLREPEPARPVLAGAAV encoded by the coding sequence ATGGCTAGCTGGTCGACCCTCGTGATGCGGAATCGCTACCTGCTGGGGCTGCTGATCGTGGTCTCGCTGGTCGCGGGCCTCTCCAGCTTCCTGACCATCCCGCGACTCGAGGATCCGCGCATCGTCAACCGCGGGCCGCTGGTGCTCACGCCGTTCCCGGGCGCCTCGGCCGAGCGCGTCGAGAGCTTAGTGACAGAGCCCATCGAGACGGCGCTGGACGAGATCGATGAGATCAAGAAGGTCGAGACGACGTCGCGAGCGGGCATGTCGGTGGTGTCCATCGAACTGCTGGACCGCATCACCGCGCGCGAAAACCAGGAGATCTTCAGCGAGATCCGCGACAAGCTGCGGGACGTCGAGCCGCGGCTTCCGGCGGGCGCGGGCCGGCCCGACATGGACGACAAGCGGGATCCGGTTGCCTACACGCTCGTGGCGTCCGTCGGCTCGAGGGAGCCCTCGGCAGCATCCATCGGGGTGCTCACGAGGCAGGCCGAGGAACTGGCCGACCGCCTGCGGGGCGTGCCGGGCACGGAGCTGGTCCGCGTGTACGGCGACGCCCGAGAGGAGATCCGCGTGCGCCTCGACGCCGACGAGGCGTCCGCGCTCGGGCTGGATGCGGGCATGATCGCGCAGCTCATCCGCGATGCGGACTCGAGGTCCTCCGCGGGCGTGGTGCGCGGCGCGGCGAACGACGTGCTGATCGAGGTGGCCGGCGAGCTGGACACGCTCGAGCGGATCGCCGCCATTCCGCTCCGCGAGGGCGCCGATGGCCGCGTGCTGCGGTTGTCGGACATCGCAACACTGGATCGGGACATCCGCACGCCGGTGGACGCACTCGCGCTGAGCGACGGCCGGCGTGGCGTGCTCGTCGCGGCACGCATGGCAGGGAACGCGCAGGCCGACGCCTGGGCCCAGCAGGCGAGCGGCGTGCTGCGAAGCTTCGAGGCCGAACGCTCGGGCCTGGACGTCCAGCGAGTGTTCGAGCAGACCAGCTACACGTCGGCGCGGCTGACCGAGCTCGGCCTGAACCTGCTGGCGGGCGCGGGCGTGATCCTCGCGGTCATCTGGCTGACCATGGGCATGCGGCAGGCGGTCATCGTGGGGTCGGCCCTGCCATTGGTTGTCTCGCTCACGCTCGCGGCCATCCAGGCCAGCGGCAACAGCCTGCACCAGATGTCGATCTTCGGCATGATCATCGCGCTCGGCCTGCTTGTGGACAACGCGATCGTCGTGACCGACGAGGTTACCGCGCGGCTGCGCGCGGGCGCGAGCAGGGTCGACGCGATGGGCTCGGCCGTGCGGCACCTCGCCGGGCCGCTGGGCGCCTCGACGCTCACGACCGTGCTGGCCTTCGCGCCCATCCTGCTGCTGCCCGGCGGCGCGGGCGACTTCGTGGGCTCCATCGGGCAGAGCGTGATCTACGCCGTCGTGTTCTCCTTCGGCGTGTCGCTGACGATCATCGCCGCGCTCGCGGGCATCTTCGTGTCCAGAGCGCCCGAGTCCCGCCGCCGTTGGTGGAAGGATGGCGTCGGCAGCAGGACCCGGGGCCGCGGGCTGGCGCGCGTGCTGCGGGCGCTCTACGAGCGTCCCGTGGCGGCCATCAGCCTGGCGTTGATCGCCCCGCTGGCCGGATTCGCCGTGGCGCCCATGCTCGGCAACCAGTTCTTCCCGCCCGTGGATCGCGACATGTTCCACGTGCAGATCTGGATGCCCAGCGACGCCTCGCTCTCGCGCACGCGGGCGGAATCCGAGCGGGCCGAGTCCATCATCCGCGATGCCGACGGCGTCGAGCGGGTCCACTGGCTGGTGGGCGGAAGCTACCCGAGCGTGTGGTACAACCTGGTGATGGACAAGGACGCGATGCCGTCATATGCGCACGGCATCGTCGATACGACCTCCGCCGAGGCCACCAAGCGCCTGGTCACAGAATTGCAGGCCCAGCTCGACGATCAACTGCCGGGTGCGCAGGTCGTGGTGCGCTCGTTCGGCCAGGGACCGCCCGTGGTGGCCGACATCGAGTACCGCGTGACCGGGCCGGATCCCGACGTTCTCCAGGACATCGGCGAGGCGTTCCGCGCGCGGCTGCAGGCGCACCCGGACGTGCTGCACACGCAGATGACCATCGAGCGGGCCGAACCGAAGCTGTGGTTCGACGTGGACGAGCAGCAGGCGAAGCTGGCGGGCCTCACGCTGGTCGACGTCGCGACGCAGCTGCGCAACGCGTACGAGGGCGTGACCGGGGGCACCGTGCTCGAGGATCTCGAGGAGATCCCGGTCCGCGTGTCGCACGCCGAGGCCGCGCGGGGCGACATCGCCGAGATCGCGTCGACCGAGATCATCGGCCCCGACGGCACGGCGGTGCCGCTGCCGGCCATCGCCGACGCCAGCCTGCGGCCCGCCCGCGGCGCGATCACCCGCTACAAGGGGCAGCGATCCAACAGCGTGAAGGCGTACACGCGGGCGGGCGCATTGCCGCTGGCCATCGGCGCGGAGGTGCTCGAGGACCTCCAGTCGCAGGGCCCCCCGCTGCCGGCGGGATACGCCATCAGCGTCGGCGGCGCGGCCGAGCAGAACTCCGACGCCACGGGCAACCTCGCGCGTTACGCGCCGGTGCTCGTCGTGCTGATGATCGCCACGCTGATCCTCGCGTTCCGCAGCGTCGCCATGGCGGCGATCCTCGGGGCCGTCGCGGTGCTCTCGGTCGGCCTCGCGCTGCTGGCGACGTGGGCGATCTCGTTCCCCTTCAGCTTCAACTCCATCCTGGGCACGCTGGGCCTCATCGGCGTGGCGCTCAACGACAGCATCGTCGTGCTCGCATCGCTGCGGGAGCACCCGACCGCGCGGCTCGGCGACCCACGGGGCATCGCCGAAGCCATCCTGGGCTGCATGCGGCACGTCATCTCGACGACGCTGACGACCATCGGCGGCTTCCTGCCGCTGCTGCTGTTCATCGGCGGGGACTTCTGGCCGTCCCTGGCGATCGTGATGGCGGGCGGCATCGCGGGTGCCACGCTGCTCGCGGTGCTGCTGGTTCCGGGGCTGTTCAGGCTGGTGGCGCTGCGCGGGACCGCTCGGCGGCGCGCGTCCATCGGGGGCTCGTCTCTGCGGGAGCCCGAGCCGGCCCGGCCCGTGCTGGCCGGAGCCGCGGTCTAG
- a CDS encoding metal ABC transporter ATP-binding protein: protein MTVAYDRKPVLWDVDFDAAPNRLIAIVGPNGAGKSTLIKACLDLVPRASGQVEFWGGAYRRARSRVGYVPQRESVDWDFPVSALDVVCMGRYRRIGWCRPVTRSHKDAALECLERVGMRDYARRQISQLSGGQQQRVFLARALAQEADLYFMDEPFAGVDAATERAIVGVLRELQRAGKTVVAVHHDLQTVPEYFDDVMLLNMRIVAAGPVPEVFTPENLQRTYGGRLTLLSEAAEAVARAAAGRR from the coding sequence ATGACGGTGGCCTACGACCGCAAGCCGGTGCTGTGGGACGTCGACTTCGATGCCGCCCCCAACCGGTTGATCGCCATCGTGGGCCCCAACGGCGCGGGCAAGAGCACGCTGATCAAGGCCTGCCTCGACCTCGTGCCACGCGCGTCGGGCCAGGTCGAGTTCTGGGGGGGGGCGTACCGCCGCGCGCGGTCCCGCGTGGGCTACGTGCCCCAGCGGGAGAGCGTGGACTGGGACTTCCCGGTGTCGGCCCTCGACGTGGTGTGCATGGGCCGATACCGAAGGATCGGCTGGTGCCGTCCGGTGACCCGGAGCCACAAGGACGCGGCACTGGAGTGCCTGGAACGCGTCGGCATGCGGGACTACGCGCGGCGGCAGATCAGCCAGCTCTCGGGCGGGCAGCAGCAGCGGGTGTTCCTGGCGCGCGCCCTGGCGCAGGAAGCCGACCTCTACTTCATGGACGAGCCCTTCGCGGGCGTCGATGCGGCCACCGAGCGGGCCATCGTCGGCGTGCTCCGCGAGTTGCAGCGGGCCGGCAAGACCGTCGTCGCCGTGCACCACGACCTGCAGACCGTGCCCGAGTACTTCGACGACGTGATGCTGCTGAACATGCGGATCGTGGCCGCGGGCCCGGTGCCGGAGGTCTTCACCCCGGAGAACCTACAGCGGACCTACGGCGGCCGGCTGACGCTGCTGTCCGAGGCCGCCGAGGCCGTCGCCCGCGCGGCCGCGGGGCGGCGCTAG
- a CDS encoding efflux RND transporter periplasmic adaptor subunit, whose product MNGLQIARRALPTAAVVLGVLVLVGGTAVVARSGGDDSTVEARPLAVSVAPVRWLDSIEIETRYRGEIQARQRIDAAFELAGKIEAIYADEGDLVRAGDPIAGLDTARLRADRDRLGAALEEARADLSIAEITLERTRRSYEADAVSEQEMDQVISSVASLTARVGQAESALALVEVDLSKSTIVAPFDGFVADRHADVGAVMQPGVRVLSLLETESPEVRIGVAPRALAALGDRIDVVGEGRTWPARVVSVLPSIDRRTRTAEVRLALEEPLGGVLRDGGNVSIRLRDRLDERGFWVPLSALTQSNRGLWALYVVTPADEGWILERREVELIRPEAVRAYVRGPVAGGELIVEDGTQRIVPGIRVRPVESEAERRDG is encoded by the coding sequence ATGAATGGCCTGCAGATCGCCAGGCGGGCGCTGCCGACCGCCGCCGTGGTGCTGGGCGTGCTCGTGCTGGTCGGCGGCACCGCGGTGGTCGCGCGCTCCGGCGGCGACGACTCCACGGTTGAGGCCCGCCCGCTCGCCGTCTCGGTCGCGCCGGTGCGCTGGCTCGACTCGATCGAGATCGAGACGCGGTACCGCGGCGAGATCCAGGCCCGGCAGCGGATCGACGCCGCCTTCGAACTGGCCGGCAAGATCGAGGCGATCTATGCCGACGAGGGCGATCTCGTCCGCGCGGGCGATCCCATCGCCGGCCTGGACACCGCGCGGCTGCGAGCCGACCGGGACCGGCTTGGGGCCGCGTTGGAGGAAGCCCGGGCCGATCTTTCGATCGCCGAGATCACGCTCGAGCGCACCCGCCGCTCGTACGAGGCCGATGCGGTCAGCGAGCAGGAGATGGACCAGGTCATCAGTTCGGTGGCGTCGCTGACCGCACGGGTCGGCCAGGCCGAATCCGCCCTGGCGCTCGTGGAAGTGGACCTCTCGAAGAGCACCATCGTCGCGCCCTTCGACGGGTTCGTCGCCGACCGGCACGCCGACGTCGGCGCGGTGATGCAGCCCGGCGTCCGCGTGCTGAGCCTGCTGGAGACCGAATCGCCCGAGGTGCGCATCGGCGTGGCGCCGCGGGCGCTCGCCGCCCTTGGAGACCGCATCGACGTCGTCGGCGAGGGACGGACATGGCCGGCGCGCGTCGTGAGCGTGCTGCCGTCGATCGATCGGCGGACACGCACCGCCGAGGTGCGGCTCGCGCTCGAGGAGCCGCTCGGCGGCGTGCTCCGCGACGGCGGCAACGTATCCATCCGATTGCGGGATCGCCTCGACGAGCGTGGCTTCTGGGTGCCGCTGTCCGCGCTCACGCAGAGCAATCGCGGGCTGTGGGCGCTCTACGTCGTCACTCCGGCCGACGAGGGCTGGATCCTGGAGCGACGCGAAGTAGAGCTCATCCGCCCGGAAGCCGTCCGGGCATACGTCCGGGGACCCGTCGCCGGCGGCGAGCTGATCGTGGAGGACGGCACGCAGCGGATCGTGCCGGGAATCCGGGTGCGGCCCGTCGAATCCGAGGCGGAGCGCCGGGATGGCTAG
- a CDS encoding metal-dependent transcriptional regulator has translation MPTSTVEDYVKAIYLLQRDAPTGEATVVRLAATLGVTKGSVTAMVRKLREAKLADAERYGGIRLTARGRKLAIDMIRRHRLIEVFLVETLGFDWAEVHEEAERLEHALSAKVLDRLDAFLDHPSIDPHGDPIPDADGRLVEDRSTPLSQLHAGDRGVVARIVDQDPDFLGFAAKHGLRPGTRIGVVEVVPEAGSMSVKAMRRSPVSLSFEAAEKIHVDPVG, from the coding sequence ATGCCGACCTCGACCGTCGAAGACTACGTCAAGGCGATCTACCTGCTGCAGCGGGATGCGCCGACGGGCGAGGCCACCGTCGTCCGCCTCGCCGCGACCCTGGGCGTGACTAAGGGCAGCGTGACGGCCATGGTCCGCAAGCTCCGCGAAGCGAAGCTCGCGGACGCCGAGCGGTACGGCGGCATCCGGCTGACGGCCAGGGGCCGCAAGCTGGCGATCGACATGATCCGCCGGCACCGGCTCATCGAGGTCTTCCTCGTCGAGACGCTGGGCTTCGATTGGGCCGAGGTGCACGAGGAGGCCGAGCGGCTGGAGCACGCCCTCTCCGCAAAGGTGCTGGACCGCCTGGACGCCTTCCTGGACCATCCCTCGATCGACCCGCACGGCGACCCAATACCCGACGCCGACGGCCGGCTGGTCGAGGACCGGTCCACACCCCTCTCGCAGTTGCACGCGGGGGATCGGGGCGTGGTCGCCCGCATCGTCGACCAAGACCCCGATTTTCTGGGATTCGCGGCGAAGCACGGCCTGCGGCCCGGCACCCGGATCGGCGTGGTCGAGGTCGTACCAGAGGCCGGGTCGATGAGCGTCAAGGCGATGCGGCGATCGCCCGTCAGCCTGTCGTTTGAGGCGGCCGAGAAGATCCACGTCGATCCCGTCGGCTAG
- a CDS encoding metal ABC transporter permease has translation MVPLATTTNVGGWMHQPSEALRTLLALDLFPLLAGVLACVSCGVLGNFLVLRRLSLMGDAISHSVLPGLVVAFLLAGTSSPLAMLAGATIAGIATVVLVEAVKKLGRIEPGAAMGVVFSVLFALGVLLIERAAARNLHLDADCVLHGQLEYLAWYSAPDTLAALVSWSTLGEIPRQVVVLAITAAVAIAFVVVLFKELRIAAFDAALATSQGFHATALHYALMVLVAAATVASFEAVGSILVIAMLVCPAATARLLTNRLATQIAWSVAIAIASAVGGYVGSSAIPAAFGLDAVNAAGGMTVAAGGLLVTAIVAAPRHGVVSRLVQRRRVALRVALDDALAALYRNAEAGRDAIAERELASALPARRIAGALRVATRAGMVERRGDALRLTPEGTTRASALVRRHRLWESYLVDQAGYAPDHVHDPAEQLEHLDMPPPAGPSVDPHGRRIPGPRGPS, from the coding sequence ATGGTGCCACTCGCAACAACAACGAACGTCGGCGGCTGGATGCACCAGCCCAGCGAGGCGCTGCGCACGCTGCTCGCGCTCGACCTGTTCCCGCTGCTCGCCGGCGTGCTGGCCTGCGTGAGCTGCGGCGTGCTCGGCAACTTCCTGGTGTTGCGGCGGCTGAGCCTGATGGGCGACGCCATCAGCCACAGCGTCCTGCCCGGGCTCGTCGTCGCGTTCCTGCTGGCCGGCACGAGCAGCCCGCTGGCGATGCTCGCCGGCGCGACCATCGCGGGCATCGCCACGGTCGTGCTGGTCGAAGCGGTCAAGAAGCTCGGACGCATCGAGCCCGGGGCGGCCATGGGCGTGGTCTTCAGCGTGCTCTTCGCGCTGGGCGTGCTGCTCATCGAGCGGGCCGCCGCCCGCAACCTGCACCTCGATGCCGACTGCGTGTTGCACGGCCAGCTGGAGTACCTCGCCTGGTACTCGGCCCCCGACACGCTCGCGGCGCTGGTCAGCTGGTCGACGCTGGGCGAGATCCCCCGGCAGGTGGTCGTGCTGGCGATCACGGCGGCCGTAGCGATCGCGTTCGTCGTGGTGTTGTTCAAGGAGCTGCGGATCGCCGCCTTCGATGCCGCCCTCGCAACCTCGCAGGGCTTCCACGCCACGGCGCTGCACTACGCGCTGATGGTGCTGGTGGCGGCGGCAACCGTCGCCAGCTTCGAGGCCGTCGGCTCCATCCTGGTCATCGCGATGCTGGTGTGCCCCGCCGCCACCGCGCGGCTGCTGACCAATCGGCTCGCGACGCAGATCGCCTGGAGCGTCGCGATCGCGATCGCGTCGGCCGTCGGCGGCTACGTGGGGTCGAGCGCGATCCCCGCGGCGTTCGGCCTGGATGCCGTCAACGCCGCCGGCGGGATGACCGTGGCGGCCGGCGGACTGCTGGTGACCGCGATCGTCGCGGCGCCGCGGCACGGCGTGGTCTCTAGGCTGGTGCAGCGGCGGCGGGTCGCGCTGCGGGTCGCCCTGGACGATGCGCTCGCGGCCCTCTATCGCAACGCCGAAGCTGGCCGCGACGCGATAGCGGAGCGCGAACTCGCCTCTGCTCTGCCGGCCCGCCGGATCGCCGGCGCGCTGCGCGTTGCGACGCGCGCGGGCATGGTCGAGCGGCGCGGCGATGCCCTCCGACTCACGCCCGAGGGCACCACGCGGGCGTCCGCCCTCGTCCGCCGGCACCGCCTCTGGGAGAGCTACCTGGTCGACCAGGCCGGCTACGCGCCCGACCACGTCCACGATCCCGCGGAGCAGCTCGAGCACCTCGACATGCCCCCGCCCGCTGGGCCGAGTGTGGACCCCCACGGCCGGCGGATTCCGGGCCCTCGCGGGCCCAGCTGA
- a CDS encoding iron chelate uptake ABC transporter family permease subunit, whose protein sequence is MRPPGLTQPGNAVGLAEIVDTLTFRAGFNTSVVVAGTSLLGLAAGVVGVFALLRKRALVADAISHATLPGIAAAFLLAGAIGLDGRTLPLLLVGAAATGVLGVACIQLILRHTRLREDAAIGIVLSVFFGAGVVLLSYIQANAATGAAGLDALIYGQAATMQPGDVLAMAGIAAAAILATLLLFKEFKLACFNDAFARVDGWPVGLLDLLMMGLVVLVTVAGLRAVGLILVVAMLIIPPVAARFWTERLWLLVVLAGAFGAASGYLGSVVSALLPRKPAGAVIVLAAGGIFAISFLAAPARGVVAALIRRVRLRVRIAGDHLLELAHERGARELSAAEVGRLAERRRWSPALRLLVLLALRLRGDANTASGVVKPSPAGLARGARVARNHALWEQYLISHADIAPSHVDWSVDQVEHALSEDLVRRLEAELAARGVAVPSAGGAAP, encoded by the coding sequence GTGCGCCCCCCCGGGCTGACGCAACCGGGCAACGCGGTCGGCCTGGCCGAGATCGTCGACACGCTCACGTTCCGGGCGGGCTTCAACACGAGCGTGGTGGTCGCGGGCACCTCCCTGCTCGGGCTGGCGGCAGGCGTCGTCGGCGTCTTCGCGCTGCTGCGCAAGCGGGCGCTGGTTGCCGATGCGATCAGCCACGCGACGCTGCCGGGCATCGCCGCCGCCTTCCTGCTCGCCGGCGCGATCGGGCTCGATGGCCGCACGCTGCCGCTGCTGCTCGTGGGCGCGGCGGCTACCGGCGTGCTTGGGGTCGCGTGCATCCAGCTGATCCTGCGGCACACACGGCTGCGCGAGGACGCGGCGATCGGCATTGTGCTGAGCGTCTTCTTCGGCGCGGGCGTCGTGCTGCTCAGCTACATCCAGGCCAACGCGGCCACCGGCGCCGCGGGGCTCGACGCGCTGATCTACGGCCAGGCGGCGACGATGCAGCCCGGCGACGTGCTGGCGATGGCGGGCATCGCCGCGGCGGCCATCCTGGCCACGCTGCTGCTCTTCAAGGAGTTCAAGCTCGCCTGCTTCAACGACGCCTTCGCCCGCGTCGACGGCTGGCCCGTGGGCCTGCTCGATCTGCTGATGATGGGCCTGGTCGTGCTCGTCACCGTCGCGGGGCTGCGGGCGGTCGGACTCATCCTCGTCGTCGCGATGCTGATCATCCCGCCCGTGGCCGCCCGCTTCTGGACCGAGCGGCTGTGGCTGCTGGTGGTCCTCGCGGGCGCCTTCGGAGCGGCGAGCGGCTACCTGGGGTCCGTGGTCTCCGCGTTGCTCCCCCGCAAGCCCGCGGGCGCGGTCATCGTGCTGGCCGCGGGCGGGATCTTCGCGATCAGCTTCCTGGCCGCGCCGGCCAGGGGCGTCGTCGCCGCTCTGATCCGCCGCGTCCGACTCCGCGTGCGGATCGCCGGCGACCACCTGCTCGAGCTCGCGCACGAGCGCGGCGCCCGCGAGCTATCCGCCGCCGAGGTCGGACGCCTGGCCGAGCGGCGACGCTGGTCGCCCGCGCTGCGGCTGCTGGTGCTTTTGGCGCTGCGGCTCCGCGGCGACGCCAACACCGCGAGCGGCGTCGTGAAGCCGTCGCCCGCGGGCCTCGCCCGGGGCGCCCGCGTGGCCCGCAACCACGCGCTCTGGGAGCAGTACCTGATCAGCCACGCCGACATCGCGCCCAGCCACGTCGATTGGTCGGTCGATCAGGTGGAGCACGCGCTCTCCGAGGATCTGGTGCGGCGGCTGGAGGCCGAACTGGCCGCCCGCGGCGTCGCCGTGCCCTCGGCCGGGGGTGCCGCGCCGTGA